Below is a genomic region from Treponema sp. OMZ 798.
CGGCAACAACGGAGGGCTCATTCACTACTATGCCCTTTCCGTTCACATAGATAATAGTATTGCATGTTCCCAAATCTATTCCTATATCTGTTGAAAATCTTTTAAAAAAGCCCATTTCATCCCCCAAAATTTTTATAAATTTAGTTTAGCCCGTGTTTTTACATGGAGCGGATCGAATTTAAGAGCTTTCCGCCATTCTGCACGGGCCTTTATCATATCTCCTTGAAGTTCATATACAACACCCAAGCCGTAATGAGCATCGGCTGAGGTCATATCCTTTTCAAGAATGGTATTAAATTCCTTTACAGCATCATCTATCTTATTCTCTTCGATAAATAAACTACCCAATAAATATCGGCATTTTAATTCTAAAAGTGTATCCTTCGTTTTATCTATTGTTTCAAATAAGTACAACTTCGCATTTTGTTTATCCGAAATCTTAATATAGTTTTCGGCAAGAGCAAAAAACAATAAGTCTGAAGGGCTATTTGCAAGGGCATCCGAAAAAGCATCGATAGCTCTTTCAGGCTCCCCTAAAAGAGATGCCGACATGCCTCTGAATTCCGATAAATCTGCAAATTTTTCTCCGGAATTATATGCAATATCCAAGTATTTTAGAGCAAGGTCTGCATAATAATATCCCTTTTGATAATAAGCCTTTCCCAATACATAGGCAATTTTTGACTGTTGGGATTTTGAAACGCAGTACATCGCCTGTCTTAAATTCAAGATAGAATCATTTAGATAAGCATAGCTTACCGAAAAATCGGTTTGCTCGGCAAATATATAATAGGCTGCAAAGCCCCTCATAGCCAAGGCCTCACCGTCATATGCCCTTCTTTTTAAAATACTCTCTGTTTTTTGATATACGCTCTCGTAATTTTTTTCGGCCCAATCGGCATAAACCTCTTTCATAGAAGGTATGCCTGCATAGTTTTTATTATAGATATATAAAAAATAGACGGCAGAAGCCGCACACAAGAGAAAAAGCAAAATTATAAAAAATCTTTTTGAACTTCTTTTTTTGTTTGAGAAATTTTTATGTGATCTTCCTTTTGAAAATTCCATTTTTATAATACCTAAAAAAAGGGATTAATAAGCCGGATTCTGTTTCTGTAAAACAGACGGAACCATCTTTCTTAAATCTGCTTTACAGCAGACCTTTATCGCGGTTAACCCGTAAATTAAGAATCGGAGATTCTTTACTGCTTAACCTTGCTCCCGATGAGGTTTACATTGCCGTTTTCGTTGCCGAAAACGCGGTGGGCTCTTACCCCGCCCTTTCACCCTTACCGCAAAATGCGGCGGTTTACTTTCTGTTGCACTGTCTGTAAACGGAAACTTTCATTTCCGTTCCCCGGCCGTTAGCCGGCATCGTTTCCGAAGGAGTCCGGACTTTCCTCTGCAAATGCAGCGGTTCCCTTAATCCCAAAATTATTTAATCTTCGTCTTTACCGTCTTCAAAGCTTGAAAGGAAATCCTCATTTGCAGAATCACCAATATCAAGCAGCCCTTCCATATCGGAATCATTAAAATATGCGTCCTGATCGGTCGTTAATTCGGATTCCTCATAGAATAGAATACGGCTGCAGTAGGGGCAGAATTTTATATCCTGACCTGACCTGACTTCATTTACAAACTGAGCGGGAAGAATCATGTGGCAGCCCATACAAACATTTCCTTGAACGGAAACAATACCGACGCCATGTTTATTCTTTATAATTCTGTCGAATTTAAACATTGTTTCATCGCTCAAACCCGGAGAAAGTTTTTTTTCTTCCTGCTTCAACTGTTCTACCTTATTTTGTTTTTCGGAAACCTCCGAGTCCAAGAGCTGTTTATGTTCTTCAAGTTCTTTCTCGGTTTGTGTAATAAGCTCTTCTTCCTGCTTAATGTTTGCATCTAAAATTTTAAACTGACTTTCAAGCCTTAGAAGATCTTTTCTTATAGTTTCGGCCTTTGTAGTAGAATCATCGATTTCCTTTTGCAAGATTTCATACTCGCGCTGAGTTTCGATATTATCCATCGCTTTTTCGGCCTTTTCTCTCTTTTGTTCAGCTTCAAAAAGATCAGCCTTCAAAACGGCAATACCTTTACGCAGCTCTTCATACTCGCTGTTCATTTGGATATAACCGGACTTTAACTTTTCCAAAAGCTCTTCCTGCTGTGTAAGAGCCTTTGGGGCATCCAAAATCTCCGTTTCAAGTTCATTTTTTCGAGCAAGAATATCCTGTAAAGCTCTCAATTTTTCCAATACATCATTATCCATAAATTACACCCCTTTAATTATCAAGATAAACGATTATCAATTATCAAGATAATCTTTTAATTTTCTGCTGCGTTTAGGATGGCGCAGGCGCCTTAGTCCCTTTGCTTCTATTTGCCTTATTCTTTCGCGTGTTACATCAAAGTATAAGCCTACTTCTTCAAGGGTAAGAGGATAGCCTCCCTCAATACCGAAGCGCATTTTTAAAACTTCCTGCTCACGCTCAGGCAAACTTGAAAGCACCATTTCAAGCTGCTCCTGTAAAAGGGTAAGCTC
It encodes:
- a CDS encoding lipopolysaccharide assembly protein LapB, with amino-acid sequence MEFSKGRSHKNFSNKKRSSKRFFIILLFLLCAASAVYFLYIYNKNYAGIPSMKEVYADWAEKNYESVYQKTESILKRRAYDGEALAMRGFAAYYIFAEQTDFSVSYAYLNDSILNLRQAMYCVSKSQQSKIAYVLGKAYYQKGYYYADLALKYLDIAYNSGEKFADLSEFRGMSASLLGEPERAIDAFSDALANSPSDLLFFALAENYIKISDKQNAKLYLFETIDKTKDTLLELKCRYLLGSLFIEENKIDDAVKEFNTILEKDMTSADAHYGLGVVYELQGDMIKARAEWRKALKFDPLHVKTRAKLNL
- a CDS encoding zinc ribbon domain-containing protein; this translates as MDNDVLEKLRALQDILARKNELETEILDAPKALTQQEELLEKLKSGYIQMNSEYEELRKGIAVLKADLFEAEQKREKAEKAMDNIETQREYEILQKEIDDSTTKAETIRKDLLRLESQFKILDANIKQEEELITQTEKELEEHKQLLDSEVSEKQNKVEQLKQEEKKLSPGLSDETMFKFDRIIKNKHGVGIVSVQGNVCMGCHMILPAQFVNEVRSGQDIKFCPYCSRILFYEESELTTDQDAYFNDSDMEGLLDIGDSANEDFLSSFEDGKDED